A window of Chitinophaga sp. MM2321 contains these coding sequences:
- a CDS encoding fumarate reductase/succinate dehydrogenase flavoprotein subunit → MLNAKIPAGPLNSKWEDYKGHCKLVNPANKRSLEIIVIGTGLAGASAAASLGELGYKVKAFCFQDSPRRAHSIAAQGGINAAKNYQNDGDSVFRLFYDTVKGGDYRSREANVHRLAEVSGNIIDQCVAQGVPFAREYGGLLSNRSFGGTQVQRTFYAAGQTGQQLLLGAYSALERQVALGNVKMYSRHEMLEIVKIDGKARGIIARDLVTGELERHFGHAVLICSGGYGNVFYLSTNAMGSNVTAAWKATRNGAYFANPCFTQIHPTCIPVSGDHQSKLTLMSESLRNDGRIWVPKKQNDTRKASEIPEEERDYYLERRYPAYGNLVPRDVASRAAKERCDAGHGVGTSRQAVFLDFAAAIERYGSIEVGKRQLSNISKEEIIKLGKEVVAEKYGNLFDMYAKITGENPYELPMRIYPAVHYTMGGLWVDYELNTTVPGLYSLGEANFSDHGANRLGASALMQGLADGYFVLPYTIGNYLADEIRTKAIPTDHPAFVEAEKNVKDTINKFMTVKGSRSVDYFHKRLGKIMWEKCGMARNEQGLKEAIEEIKALRAEFWRDVRVPGTEKEFNPELEKAGRVADFLELGELMCLDALNRRESCGGHFREESQTEEGEAKRDDENFSYVAAWEYKGDGQYELHKEPLVFEECKPTQRSYK, encoded by the coding sequence ATGTTGAACGCAAAAATTCCTGCCGGACCATTAAATAGTAAATGGGAAGACTATAAAGGACATTGTAAACTGGTGAATCCAGCCAATAAGCGTAGCCTGGAAATAATTGTGATTGGTACTGGTTTGGCGGGCGCTTCAGCAGCGGCTTCATTGGGTGAGTTGGGGTATAAAGTAAAAGCTTTCTGCTTTCAGGATAGTCCGCGTCGTGCGCACAGTATTGCTGCCCAGGGTGGTATCAATGCCGCTAAAAATTATCAGAACGATGGTGACTCTGTTTTCCGTTTGTTCTACGACACTGTAAAAGGTGGCGACTACCGTTCCCGCGAAGCCAATGTGCATCGCCTGGCGGAGGTAAGTGGCAATATTATAGATCAGTGCGTGGCACAGGGTGTTCCCTTTGCACGTGAATACGGTGGCCTGTTGAGTAACCGCTCTTTCGGTGGTACACAGGTACAACGTACTTTTTATGCAGCAGGTCAGACAGGCCAGCAGCTGCTGCTCGGCGCCTACTCTGCATTGGAGCGCCAGGTAGCATTGGGCAACGTGAAAATGTACAGCCGTCATGAAATGCTGGAAATCGTGAAAATCGATGGTAAAGCACGCGGTATCATTGCCCGTGACCTGGTAACAGGTGAACTGGAACGTCATTTCGGTCACGCTGTATTAATCTGCAGTGGTGGTTATGGCAACGTTTTCTACCTGTCTACAAACGCGATGGGTTCTAACGTTACAGCAGCCTGGAAAGCTACCAGGAATGGTGCTTACTTCGCTAACCCCTGCTTTACACAGATCCATCCTACCTGTATCCCCGTTTCCGGCGACCACCAGTCAAAACTGACACTGATGTCAGAATCACTGCGTAACGATGGCCGTATCTGGGTACCCAAAAAACAAAACGATACACGTAAAGCCAGCGAAATTCCTGAAGAAGAAAGGGATTACTACCTGGAAAGAAGATATCCTGCATATGGTAACCTCGTTCCCCGTGACGTGGCTTCCCGTGCAGCAAAAGAAAGATGTGATGCCGGTCATGGCGTAGGTACTTCCAGGCAGGCGGTATTCCTCGACTTCGCCGCAGCTATTGAACGTTATGGTAGCATCGAAGTGGGTAAACGCCAGCTCTCCAACATTTCCAAAGAAGAAATCATTAAACTGGGTAAAGAAGTAGTAGCCGAGAAATATGGTAACCTGTTCGACATGTACGCCAAAATCACCGGTGAAAATCCTTACGAATTACCCATGCGTATTTATCCTGCGGTGCACTACACTATGGGAGGCCTGTGGGTGGATTACGAACTGAATACCACCGTTCCCGGTCTGTATTCCCTGGGAGAAGCCAACTTCTCTGATCACGGTGCAAACCGTCTCGGTGCCTCTGCACTGATGCAGGGACTGGCAGATGGTTACTTTGTGCTGCCTTATACTATCGGTAACTACCTGGCGGATGAAATCCGTACCAAGGCAATACCTACTGATCATCCCGCCTTTGTGGAAGCAGAGAAAAATGTAAAGGATACGATCAACAAATTCATGACGGTAAAAGGTTCCAGGTCTGTTGATTATTTCCATAAAAGATTGGGTAAGATCATGTGGGAAAAGTGCGGTATGGCACGTAACGAACAAGGTCTGAAAGAAGCTATCGAAGAGATTAAAGCACTGCGTGCTGAGTTCTGGAGAGATGTGCGGGTACCAGGTACAGAAAAAGAATTCAACCCCGAACTGGAAAAAGCAGGTCGTGTTGCAGACTTCCTCGAACTGGGTGAGCTGATGTGTTTAGATGCGCTCAACCGCCGCGAATCCTGCGGTGGCCACTTCCGTGAAGAATCACAAACAGAAGAAGGAGAAGCAAAACGTGACGATGAAAACTTCTCCTACGTAGCTGCATGGGAATACAAAGGCGATGGCCAGTACGAACTGCACAAAGAGCCGCTGGTGTTCGAAGAATGTAAACCTACACAACGTAGCTACAAATAA